In a single window of the Deinococcus aetherius genome:
- a CDS encoding S1C family serine protease: MNRNLSLLALTGTLALGAFAGFELSERTNAQTSLVPTAVTRTATPSSSGPSSPVYDSGRARTESEANTVQVVKGRQDGLVYISVTENASGPQAEPGQRPQDQFGFDIPGLPEGGSDGGPSGVQQGTGSGFFVNSQGDIITNNHVVEGASEITIRLHGNKQTYKARVIGRAPDFDLALIRAEGVPRDAVKPIPLGDSSQLDVGLKAIAMGAPFGLDFSVSEGIISSLERTVPVGTKGVSQSVIQTDAAINPGNSGGPLLNSAGQVIGVNTQILTGGSGQSAGVGFAIPVNTVKRMLPQLRAGGELRTPTLGIQFTDLSALSPDERQRLNLPATGALVQQVYPGSPAAEAGLRGSAQPTANDQTQDFQGQGGQGEPQSAGGGDIITAVDGQPVSEGDDLRRAIIAKRIGDPVRLTVQRDGQTREVTVNLQAFDIPGAQQQ; this comes from the coding sequence ATGAACAGAAACCTTTCCCTGCTGGCCCTGACAGGCACGCTCGCCCTCGGAGCGTTCGCGGGTTTTGAATTGTCGGAGCGGACGAACGCGCAGACCTCGCTCGTGCCGACCGCCGTGACCCGGACGGCGACACCTTCCTCCTCCGGGCCCTCCTCTCCCGTCTACGACTCGGGCCGCGCCCGCACCGAGTCGGAGGCGAACACCGTGCAGGTCGTCAAGGGGCGCCAGGACGGCCTCGTCTACATCAGCGTGACCGAGAACGCGAGCGGCCCCCAGGCCGAACCCGGCCAGCGCCCGCAAGACCAGTTCGGGTTCGACATTCCCGGCCTCCCGGAAGGCGGGTCAGACGGTGGGCCCAGCGGCGTGCAGCAGGGCACCGGCAGCGGCTTCTTCGTGAACTCGCAGGGCGACATCATCACCAACAACCACGTCGTCGAGGGGGCCAGCGAGATCACTATCCGCCTTCACGGCAACAAGCAGACCTACAAGGCGCGGGTGATCGGCCGCGCCCCCGACTTCGACCTCGCCCTCATCCGCGCGGAGGGGGTGCCGCGTGACGCCGTCAAGCCCATCCCGCTCGGCGACTCCTCGCAGCTCGACGTGGGCCTCAAGGCCATCGCCATGGGCGCCCCCTTCGGCCTGGACTTCAGCGTCTCGGAGGGCATCATCTCCAGCCTGGAGCGCACGGTGCCCGTCGGCACCAAGGGCGTGAGCCAGAGCGTGATCCAGACGGACGCGGCGATCAACCCCGGCAACTCGGGCGGCCCCCTGCTGAACAGCGCCGGGCAGGTCATCGGCGTGAACACCCAGATTCTCACGGGCGGCAGCGGCCAGAGCGCGGGCGTGGGCTTCGCCATCCCCGTGAACACCGTCAAACGCATGCTCCCCCAACTCCGGGCGGGCGGTGAATTGCGCACCCCCACCCTCGGCATCCAGTTCACCGACCTCAGCGCCCTCTCGCCCGACGAGCGCCAGCGGCTGAACCTCCCGGCGACGGGCGCCCTGGTGCAGCAGGTCTATCCCGGCAGCCCGGCGGCGGAGGCAGGGCTGAGGGGCAGCGCCCAGCCCACCGCGAACGATCAGACTCAGGATTTCCAGGGGCAGGGCGGCCAGGGTGAGCCCCAGAGTGCCGGCGGCGGCGACATCATCACCGCCGTGGACGGCCAGCCGGTGAGCGAGGGCGACGACCTGCGCCGGGCGATCATCGCCAAGCGCATCGGCGACCCCGTGCGCCTGACCGTCCAGCGCGACGGGCAGACCCGCGAGGTCACGGTGAACCTCCAGGCGTTCGACATCCCGGGCGCGCAGCAGCAGTAA
- a CDS encoding carbohydrate ABC transporter permease, producing the protein MALTRPQVQVRPLRTGGPRPRLGGALLGRLLALAALIGLSLLILYPALWMVSTSLKQDAQVLEYPPRWIPNPVVWGNYAKAWASAPFTRYAINSLLYALSVSFGTVLSCSLAAYGFAKLRFPGRDFLFLVLLSTMMIPGLVTMVPQYVLFSKLGWINTYLPLIVPSFFAGAFFTFLLRQYFLGIPNELLEAARVDGANELWIWARVVLPLATPALATVAIFTFDGTWNDYVNPLLYLNDERLYPLQVGLATFRSANDTQWQLLMAASVLVLLPVVVIFFVFQKYFIEGASLTGSVKG; encoded by the coding sequence GTGGCGCTGACCCGTCCCCAGGTGCAGGTGCGCCCGCTCAGGACGGGAGGGCCCCGCCCTCGACTGGGAGGTGCGCTGCTCGGCCGCCTGCTCGCCCTCGCCGCCCTGATCGGGCTGTCCCTGCTGATCCTCTATCCGGCACTGTGGATGGTCTCGACCTCGCTCAAGCAGGACGCACAGGTGCTCGAATACCCGCCGCGCTGGATTCCCAACCCGGTCGTGTGGGGGAACTACGCGAAGGCGTGGGCGAGTGCGCCCTTCACCCGCTACGCCATCAACAGCCTGCTCTACGCCCTCAGCGTCTCCTTCGGCACCGTGCTCTCCTGTTCTCTGGCGGCGTACGGGTTCGCCAAGCTGCGCTTCCCGGGGCGCGACTTCCTCTTCCTGGTGCTGCTCTCGACGATGATGATTCCCGGGCTGGTGACGATGGTGCCCCAGTACGTGCTGTTCAGCAAGCTGGGCTGGATCAACACCTACCTGCCCCTGATCGTGCCGAGCTTCTTCGCGGGCGCTTTCTTCACCTTCCTGCTTCGGCAGTACTTTCTGGGCATCCCGAATGAACTGCTGGAGGCCGCGCGGGTGGACGGGGCGAACGAGCTGTGGATCTGGGCGCGGGTGGTGCTGCCGCTGGCGACCCCGGCCCTCGCCACGGTCGCCATCTTCACCTTCGACGGCACCTGGAACGACTACGTGAACCCCCTGCTCTACCTCAACGACGAGCGGCTCTACCCCCTCCAGGTGGGGCTGGCGACCTTCCGCTCGGCCAACGACACCCAGTGGCAACTCCTGATGGCCGCCTCGGTCCTCGTGCTGCTGCCGGTCGTGGTGATCTTCTTCGTGTTCCAGAAGTACTTCATCGAGGGCGCGTCGCTGACGGGCAGCGTGAAGGGCTGA
- a CDS encoding carbohydrate ABC transporter permease, whose product MSRAAPAPIFRPRRRGLNGRQREALWGYLFIAPWLIGFLAFVLGPMLFSLYTSFTNYDITSRFDWVGVRNYVGLFTQDSRFWKALGNTAYYATFAVPLGIATGLLIATLLNQQVPGQRLFRTIFFLPKVLTGVAVLLLWLWVFNPQVGLINTALYRLGVNENNLPLWFGDPVWSKPALIIMSMWTAAGSFMFYLAALKGVPRDLYESAQIDGASPVRQFWAVTVPLISPVIFFKLITGISAAMQFWSESLVLTKGGPSDSTLFYGLYIWQTAFTDLRMGYASAMAWILLLITLAITGVQLWLSKRWVHYEGEVR is encoded by the coding sequence ATGAGCCGCGCCGCCCCCGCCCCCATCTTCCGCCCCCGCCGCCGGGGCCTCAACGGTCGCCAGCGGGAGGCGCTGTGGGGGTATCTCTTTATCGCCCCGTGGCTGATCGGCTTCCTCGCCTTCGTGCTGGGGCCGATGCTCTTCTCGCTCTACACCAGCTTCACCAACTACGACATCACCTCGCGCTTCGACTGGGTGGGGGTGCGGAATTACGTGGGGCTCTTCACCCAGGACTCCCGCTTCTGGAAGGCGCTGGGCAACACCGCCTATTACGCCACCTTCGCCGTGCCGCTGGGAATCGCCACCGGGCTCCTGATCGCCACGCTGCTCAATCAGCAGGTGCCGGGCCAGCGCCTCTTCCGCACCATCTTCTTCCTGCCCAAGGTGCTGACGGGCGTGGCGGTGCTGCTGCTGTGGCTGTGGGTGTTCAACCCGCAGGTGGGGCTGATCAACACGGCCCTGTACCGCCTGGGAGTGAACGAGAACAACCTGCCACTGTGGTTCGGCGATCCGGTGTGGTCCAAGCCCGCCCTCATCATCATGAGCATGTGGACTGCGGCGGGAAGCTTCATGTTCTACCTGGCCGCCTTGAAAGGCGTGCCGCGCGACCTGTACGAGTCGGCGCAGATCGACGGGGCCTCCCCCGTGCGGCAGTTCTGGGCGGTGACGGTGCCGCTGATCTCGCCGGTGATCTTCTTCAAGCTCATCACAGGCATCTCGGCCGCCATGCAGTTCTGGTCGGAGTCGCTGGTGCTTACCAAGGGTGGGCCGAGCGACAGCACGCTCTTTTATGGGCTCTACATCTGGCAGACGGCCTTCACCGACCTGAGGATGGGCTACGCCTCGGCGATGGCGTGGATTCTGCTGCTGATCACGCTGGCGATCACGGGCGTGCAACTATGGCTCTCGAAACGCTGGGTCCACTACGAGGGGGAGGTGCGCTGA
- a CDS encoding ABC transporter substrate-binding protein, producing the protein MKNILLLTTAALLGQAGAQAVTLDLWAHWGSEQRRPTINRIIDTWNKKNPNIQVKYTFVPFDQLPTKTLAAIAAKNPPDVVVIDIRTTPLRAAKNQATNLSPLGAEKLKSQFYPNLWATATYKGAQYGLPFVTDTRFLYYNKDLFKEAGLNPNKPPATWDELEAYAKRLDKKTGPVYSRIGFHPLYGSFGLESWVANAGGSMWDEEMVNPRFTNPAAVKTLTWIKDWTDRLGARNVQAFKSSFGSGAQDPFISGKLGMIIDIGGYAATLKKYAPNLNYGMVRIPTPTGQPGPGTSSGGGFNLEIPVGSKHPREAFAFARWMATEGARIWAQEQNDFPGAKNASLSVTTPAFRLMSANMKYTVVSSAPPYAPSYGSLLDKAVEDAVYRGQDPRQALEGAQGQVQRLVNSNK; encoded by the coding sequence ATGAAAAACATTCTGCTTCTGACTACGGCCGCCCTGCTCGGCCAGGCGGGCGCGCAGGCGGTGACCCTCGACCTGTGGGCCCACTGGGGCTCCGAGCAGCGCCGCCCCACCATCAACCGGATCATCGACACCTGGAACAAGAAGAACCCGAATATCCAGGTGAAGTACACCTTCGTGCCCTTCGACCAGCTCCCGACGAAGACGCTGGCCGCTATCGCCGCGAAGAACCCGCCGGACGTGGTGGTGATCGACATCCGCACGACGCCGCTGCGGGCCGCGAAGAACCAGGCGACCAACCTCAGCCCGCTGGGGGCGGAGAAGCTGAAGAGTCAGTTCTACCCGAACCTCTGGGCCACGGCGACCTACAAGGGCGCCCAGTACGGCCTGCCCTTCGTGACGGACACCCGCTTCCTGTACTACAACAAGGACCTCTTCAAGGAGGCTGGCCTCAACCCGAACAAGCCGCCGGCGACCTGGGACGAGCTGGAGGCGTACGCGAAGCGGCTCGACAAGAAGACCGGGCCGGTCTACAGCCGCATCGGCTTCCATCCCCTCTACGGCAGCTTCGGGCTGGAGAGCTGGGTGGCGAACGCGGGCGGCAGCATGTGGGACGAGGAGATGGTGAACCCGCGCTTCACCAACCCGGCGGCCGTGAAGACGCTGACCTGGATCAAGGACTGGACCGACCGCCTGGGGGCCCGCAACGTGCAGGCGTTCAAGAGTTCCTTCGGCAGCGGGGCCCAGGACCCCTTCATCTCGGGCAAGCTGGGCATGATCATCGACATCGGCGGGTACGCGGCGACGCTGAAGAAGTACGCGCCGAACCTGAACTACGGCATGGTCCGCATCCCCACCCCGACGGGCCAGCCGGGGCCGGGCACGTCCTCGGGCGGCGGCTTCAATCTCGAAATCCCGGTCGGCTCGAAGCACCCCAGGGAGGCGTTCGCCTTCGCCCGCTGGATGGCGACCGAGGGGGCGCGCATCTGGGCGCAGGAGCAGAACGACTTCCCCGGGGCGAAGAACGCCTCTCTGAGCGTGACCACCCCTGCCTTCCGCCTGATGTCGGCGAACATGAAGTACACGGTGGTCAGCTCGGCCCCGCCCTACGCCCCCAGCTACGGTAGCCTGCTCGACAAGGCCGTCGAGGACGCCGTGTATCGGGGCCAGGACCCGAGGCAGGCGCTGGAGGGGGCGCAGGGGCAGGTCCAGCGGCTCGTCAACAGCAACAAGTAA
- a CDS encoding [LysW]-aminoadipate kinase, translating into MIVVKVGGSAGIDYDAVCADLAVRWKEGERLVLVHGGSGETNRIAEALGHPPRFVTSPSGYTSRFTDRATLEIFEMVYCGKMNKGIVERLQRLEVNAVGLSGLDGRIFEGRHKDSVRAVENGKVRVLRGDHTGTVERVNVDLVNLLLGAGYLPVLTPPAASYEGVAINVDGDRAAAALAVALKADALLLLSNVPGLLRSYPDESSLIHEIAANDVESYLEFAQDRMKKKVLGAAEAVQGGVKRVIFGDARAGQPVSAALGGAGTVVS; encoded by the coding sequence ATGATCGTCGTCAAGGTGGGTGGAAGCGCCGGAATCGACTACGACGCCGTGTGCGCCGACCTCGCCGTCCGGTGGAAGGAGGGCGAGCGCCTCGTCCTCGTCCACGGGGGCAGCGGGGAGACGAACCGGATCGCCGAGGCGCTGGGACACCCGCCGCGCTTCGTGACGAGCCCGAGCGGCTACACCTCGCGCTTCACCGACCGCGCGACCCTCGAAATCTTCGAGATGGTGTACTGCGGCAAGATGAACAAAGGCATCGTCGAGCGGCTCCAGCGCCTCGAGGTGAACGCGGTGGGGCTCTCGGGACTCGACGGGCGCATCTTCGAGGGCCGCCATAAGGACTCCGTGCGGGCGGTCGAGAACGGCAAGGTCCGGGTGCTGCGCGGCGACCACACGGGCACGGTCGAGCGGGTGAACGTGGACCTCGTGAATCTGCTGCTGGGCGCGGGCTACCTCCCCGTCCTGACCCCCCCCGCCGCGAGCTACGAGGGCGTGGCGATCAACGTGGACGGCGACCGCGCCGCCGCCGCGCTGGCCGTCGCCCTGAAAGCCGACGCGCTGCTTCTGCTCTCCAACGTGCCCGGCCTGCTGCGGAGCTACCCGGACGAGAGCAGCCTGATCCACGAGATTGCGGCGAACGATGTGGAGAGCTATCTGGAATTCGCCCAGGACCGCATGAAGAAGAAGGTGCTGGGGGCTGCCGAGGCCGTCCAGGGCGGCGTGAAGCGGGTGATCTTCGGGGACGCGCGGGCGGGGCAGCCGGTGAGCGCTGCGCTGGGCGGGGCGGGGACGGTGGTGAGTTAG
- a CDS encoding MFS transporter has translation MTVSSPLSPPVPLVTRLTLLFTATLTIMSGATIAPSLPAMQAHFAGLPNADVLVRLTVTVVGLAIAVSAPISGYVTDRIGRRPVLVVAMLLYALAGSSGLYAPDLTTLMLGRVFLGLAVGATTTAGSALVADLFAGEARARFLGLQSAFTSLGGVIFLPLGGLLAGVGWRAPFAVYLAALLIVPLALRLPRGETTGARSAEAAAERVPWRWVLPAYAVALGYMVVFYLMPTQLPYRLEGLGVAPAQVGFVMGISTLSGALAALWFSRRGGTRTPTLTAGLSILAMATGWTVVSLAPGAGWVVPGLMIGGAGAGLVTPNLTTFLAGLAPAHARGRVMSGLSASIFLGQFLSPLLARPFVRGDDVSHAFTAGAVFAALVGAALLVAGLRLAVRRAATAG, from the coding sequence ATGACGGTCTCCTCCCCCCTTTCCCCGCCCGTGCCCCTGGTCACTCGGCTGACGCTGCTCTTCACCGCCACCCTCACCATCATGAGCGGGGCGACCATCGCGCCCTCGCTGCCCGCCATGCAGGCGCATTTCGCGGGCTTGCCGAACGCCGACGTCCTCGTGCGCCTGACCGTGACGGTGGTGGGTCTCGCCATCGCCGTAAGTGCACCCATCAGCGGGTACGTCACGGACCGGATCGGGCGGCGTCCGGTCCTCGTCGTGGCGATGCTGCTCTACGCCCTCGCCGGGTCGAGCGGGCTCTACGCGCCGGACCTGACCACCCTCATGCTCGGTCGGGTCTTCCTAGGTCTGGCGGTAGGGGCGACGACGACGGCGGGGTCGGCGCTCGTGGCGGACCTCTTCGCGGGGGAGGCGCGGGCGCGCTTCCTGGGGTTGCAGAGTGCCTTCACCAGCCTCGGCGGGGTGATTTTCCTGCCGCTGGGCGGGCTGCTGGCGGGCGTGGGGTGGCGCGCCCCCTTCGCGGTGTACCTCGCCGCCCTGCTCATCGTGCCGCTGGCCCTGCGGCTGCCGCGCGGGGAGACGACGGGGGCGAGGAGCGCCGAGGCCGCCGCCGAGCGGGTGCCGTGGCGCTGGGTCCTCCCGGCCTACGCGGTGGCGCTGGGGTACATGGTGGTCTTCTACCTGATGCCCACGCAGCTTCCCTACCGACTGGAAGGACTGGGGGTGGCCCCGGCACAGGTCGGTTTCGTCATGGGCATCAGCACCCTGTCGGGGGCGCTTGCGGCGCTGTGGTTCTCACGGCGGGGCGGCACCCGCACCCCGACCCTGACGGCGGGCCTGAGCATCCTGGCGATGGCGACCGGGTGGACGGTGGTGAGCCTCGCCCCCGGGGCCGGGTGGGTCGTCCCCGGTCTGATGATCGGCGGGGCGGGCGCGGGCCTGGTCACCCCGAACCTCACGACCTTCCTGGCGGGCCTGGCCCCGGCCCACGCTCGCGGGCGGGTGATGAGCGGGCTGTCGGCGAGCATCTTCCTGGGGCAGTTCCTCTCGCCGCTGCTCGCGCGGCCCTTTGTGCGCGGCGACGACGTGAGTCACGCCTTCACGGCGGGGGCGGTCTTCGCGGCGCTCGTCGGGGCGGCGCTGCTCGTCGCCGGCTTGAGGCTGGCCGTGCGCCGGGCGGCGACGGCGGGGTGA
- a CDS encoding GNAT family N-acetyltransferase, with protein sequence MSDDTQVTNNEAERRYELRLDGNVVGIAEYRPAGPALMFTHTEIEEGHEGQGLGSTLVRAALDDARAQGRQVVPMCPFVAAFIREHREYVDLVQPGQRGVFGL encoded by the coding sequence ATGAGCGACGACACGCAGGTGACCAACAACGAGGCCGAACGTCGTTACGAACTCCGCCTGGACGGCAACGTCGTGGGGATCGCCGAGTACCGCCCGGCAGGGCCCGCGCTGATGTTCACGCACACCGAGATCGAGGAGGGACACGAGGGGCAGGGGCTGGGAAGCACCCTCGTCCGCGCGGCGCTCGACGACGCCCGCGCCCAGGGGCGACAGGTCGTGCCCATGTGCCCCTTCGTGGCGGCCTTTATCCGTGAACACCGCGAGTACGTGGACCTCGTGCAGCCGGGGCAGCGGGGCGTCTTTGGGCTGTAG
- the yjjX gene encoding inosine/xanthosine triphosphatase, producing the protein MRVRVGSLNPAKVRPVREVFGAWWPDAEVEGVDVPSGVPGQPVGEAQTREGAVNRARAALVGADWGVGLEGGVTFEREEARLFGFVAVARGDRVEVARTAEMRLPPGVAARVRAGEELGRVMDELLGTVDVNRGVGSFGALSRGLVTRADVWRQGVAFAAVPFLDPGLYPEP; encoded by the coding sequence ATGAGGGTGCGGGTGGGCAGCCTGAACCCCGCGAAGGTGCGGCCGGTGCGCGAGGTGTTCGGCGCGTGGTGGCCGGACGCCGAGGTGGAGGGGGTGGACGTGCCCAGCGGCGTGCCGGGGCAACCCGTCGGGGAGGCGCAGACGCGCGAGGGGGCGGTCAACCGGGCGCGGGCGGCCCTCGTCGGCGCAGACTGGGGCGTCGGGCTGGAGGGCGGCGTGACCTTCGAGAGAGAGGAGGCCCGGCTCTTCGGCTTCGTCGCGGTGGCGCGCGGGGATCGGGTGGAGGTCGCGCGCACGGCGGAGATGCGGCTGCCCCCCGGGGTCGCGGCGCGGGTGCGGGCGGGCGAGGAGCTGGGCCGGGTCATGGACGAGCTGCTGGGCACGGTGGACGTGAACCGGGGCGTGGGGAGTTTCGGCGCGCTCAGCCGGGGGCTGGTGACGCGGGCGGACGTGTGGCGGCAGGGGGTGGCGTTCGCCGCCGTCCCCTTTCTGGACCCGGGGCTGTACCCTGAGCCATGA
- a CDS encoding DinB family protein, giving the protein MNLLQASLAGGAAFREPSRLLEGLTLEAASRTVPGVPYTLAAVLAHLAVTGRASLDLASGRTQAWPEGLDVWPGAPITGAAWRHLLDELTLELAEAQALAGDPSERARDVLTDLAAHNAYHWGQVALLRRVLGDWPVDAE; this is encoded by the coding sequence ATGAACCTGTTGCAAGCCTCCCTGGCAGGCGGGGCCGCCTTCCGCGAGCCGTCCCGTCTGCTCGAAGGGCTCACCCTGGAGGCCGCCTCCCGAACCGTGCCCGGCGTGCCGTACACCCTCGCCGCCGTGCTCGCCCACCTCGCCGTCACCGGACGCGCCAGCCTCGACCTCGCCTCGGGCCGCACCCAGGCGTGGCCGGAAGGGCTCGACGTGTGGCCGGGCGCACCCATCACCGGGGCGGCGTGGCGGCACCTGCTGGACGAACTCACCCTCGAACTCGCCGAGGCGCAGGCGCTGGCGGGGGACCCCTCCGAGCGGGCGCGGGACGTGCTCACCGACCTCGCCGCGCACAACGCCTACCACTGGGGGCAGGTGGCCCTGCTGCGCAGAGTCCTCGGGGACTGGCCGGTGGACGCGGAATGA
- a CDS encoding response regulator, translated as MFSSDTTPIEILLVEDTEADILLTEEAFAAAGIANRLHVVRDGVEALAFLRQEGRYAGAPRPDVILLDINMPRMNGLELLAVLKRDPTLMTIPVIILTTSQAEEDILRSYQAHAASYVVKPIDFGRFYEAIQALGRYMLTIVRVPPPG; from the coding sequence ATGTTCAGTTCCGACACCACGCCCATCGAGATTCTGCTCGTCGAGGACACCGAGGCCGACATCCTCCTGACCGAGGAGGCCTTCGCGGCGGCGGGCATCGCCAACCGCCTGCACGTCGTCCGCGACGGGGTCGAGGCCCTCGCCTTCCTGCGCCAGGAGGGCAGGTACGCAGGCGCCCCCCGCCCCGACGTGATCCTCCTCGACATCAACATGCCGCGCATGAACGGCCTCGAACTCCTCGCCGTCCTCAAGCGCGATCCTACCCTCATGACCATCCCGGTCATCATCCTCACGACCAGCCAGGCCGAGGAGGACATCCTGCGGTCGTACCAGGCCCACGCCGCGAGCTACGTCGTCAAACCCATCGACTTCGGCCGCTTCTACGAGGCGATCCAGGCCCTCGGCCGCTACATGCTGACCATCGTGCGGGTGCCGCCGCCGGGGTAA
- a CDS encoding alpha/beta hydrolase family protein, whose amino-acid sequence MTERTFNPADPHATPTHEGTPYLVERRVLAGVPVLIERPAELADVRAVCLTYHGAWAAKEGKLGVYSALTTHGWAVVIPDAALHGERLGDTPPELNAREYVWESVRRTVAEAPSLLDALAELFGPVPVSVTGSSMGGYVTQTLARTQKRVRRAAALISSGIWHEPEVRRPELRAFLDAHRPLDHAGDAPPTPLLLASGDVDPAFPLAAHHVPTAAAYREAYARAGCPETFREAVFPGVGHYTSQKMRDETVRFLLAP is encoded by the coding sequence ATGACCGAGCGAACCTTCAACCCCGCCGACCCACACGCCACGCCGACGCACGAGGGTACGCCGTACCTGGTCGAGCGGCGGGTGCTGGCGGGCGTCCCCGTCCTGATCGAACGACCTGCGGAACTGGCCGACGTGCGGGCCGTGTGCCTCACCTATCACGGCGCCTGGGCGGCGAAGGAGGGGAAGCTGGGCGTGTATTCCGCCCTGACGACGCACGGCTGGGCCGTCGTCATCCCGGACGCGGCGCTCCACGGTGAGCGGCTGGGGGACACGCCCCCTGAACTCAACGCCCGCGAGTACGTCTGGGAGAGCGTGCGGCGCACGGTCGCGGAGGCCCCGTCCCTGCTGGACGCCCTGGCAGAGTTGTTCGGCCCGGTCCCTGTCTCCGTCACCGGGTCGAGCATGGGCGGGTACGTGACGCAGACCCTCGCCCGTACCCAGAAACGGGTGAGACGGGCGGCGGCCTTGATCTCCTCTGGCATCTGGCACGAGCCGGAGGTGCGGAGGCCGGAACTGCGCGCCTTCCTGGACGCCCACCGCCCGCTCGATCACGCGGGGGACGCCCCGCCCACGCCCCTCCTGCTGGCGAGTGGGGACGTGGACCCGGCCTTTCCCCTCGCCGCCCACCACGTTCCGACCGCCGCCGCCTACCGCGAGGCGTACGCGCGGGCGGGTTGCCCCGAAACCTTCCGCGAGGCCGTATTTCCAGGAGTGGGCCACTACACGAGCCAGAAGATGCGGGACGAGACCGTCCGGTTCCTCCTGGCGCCGTGA
- a CDS encoding histidine phosphatase family protein produces MRGAVSDQPKIAAGTLLLIRHAKATGQAPDAPLTSEGEAQAARLAETLADLGITRIVSSPWRRAVDTVGPLAERLGLTVETDGRLTERVLSGADLPDWMTHLRASFADAELMLAGGESGTLARTRVLTALADARDPYGLTAVVTHGNLLALALGLDFEGWANLRNPDVWALDRDGRAARLEPA; encoded by the coding sequence GTGAGGGGGGCGGTCAGCGATCAGCCGAAGATCGCGGCGGGAACGCTGCTCCTCATCCGCCACGCGAAGGCGACGGGGCAAGCACCGGACGCACCGCTGACTTCCGAGGGCGAGGCTCAGGCGGCTCGGCTCGCGGAAACGCTGGCCGATCTGGGCATCACCCGCATCGTGAGCAGTCCGTGGAGGCGGGCGGTGGACACGGTGGGTCCCCTGGCGGAGCGGCTGGGGCTGACGGTCGAGACGGACGGGCGGTTGACGGAGCGGGTGCTGAGCGGCGCCGACCTGCCCGACTGGATGACCCACCTGCGGGCCAGTTTCGCGGATGCCGAACTCATGCTCGCCGGGGGTGAGTCGGGCACGCTGGCACGGACGCGCGTCCTGACCGCCCTCGCCGATGCCCGTGATCCGTACGGCCTCACCGCCGTCGTCACCCACGGCAATCTGCTCGCCCTCGCGCTGGGGCTCGACTTCGAGGGGTGGGCGAACCTCCGCAATCCCGACGTTTGGGCGCTGGACAGGGACGGACGGGCGGCGCGACTGGAGCCCGCATGA